ACCAGGTATACTAGGTTGGTTAGTTTTCAGTAATATATTATCCACATGCTTATATTCTATCTCTCCTTATATATTTGGGTGTAGACTACTCAACTGTAGTAGTGAGAATTGTAGTGATCGTGTATTTTGAGAGGGTGGTAAAATTCTGTCCATTTCCATTTTTTGCTTGCACTTAATATTGTCCATAATAGAGGTGCTTTGTTGCAAGAAACAGATTTTCCTGCAATCAAGAGCATATGCCATGAGGTTTCAGGCTTTACCACTTCAAACCCACATGTCTCTCCTCTTATTGTTTGACATTTAGGCCCCTGTTTAATGTGCCATAATAGGTAACGGATTTAACTTTGGTTATTGTCCGAATAGTATGTGCAAAATTAGTGTGATTACAGTGATTCCCTACACACGTACCCAACTGCATTTAACATTGATCTTTTCCATTTCACAGAGTTGGGTTAGTTTGGAAGTCAGCCGCGTAAGAGTCCGGAACTTTTGAATCGTCAAAAGTTGTATAGAGTATTCAGATGCATCATTCCACCAAAACCGGATTAAGGCAGCTTTTCAAAGAATGGAAATACAAAGACTAGAAGCAGCTGTGTACAgattttttttcagattttgtaTGAGAGTAGTATAGAGTTGTAGAGAAAGCATTGTATGTCTCATGCCCGGTAGCATGAATGTTGTGAATATTGGGAATATTGTAAGTGACTGTCCGAATTACACCCTTGGAGATGCCCTTTTATTCATTTTGTCTTTTGGATGATGTTGGTTAAATGAAGAAGGGTACGTATTTCCATGGATGATGTGGGGTCCCAAATAGTATGTTTGATATGGGGTCCCGAAATGTATGTTTCATGTGGGGTCCGGAATTATGTTGTAAAGTCCCTATTTTTCATCATATTTGGACCGGTACCTGTGTACAGATTAATTTTATGGAGAGATGGTTTTGATTCAACAACTAATCTGAGTACAAACCGATTCTTGCCATTGTAAAGTAAATTCCTGTTTCACTTGGTATTTGTAGTCTCTATATAACAAGttacattccaaaataaatctaaacacTTGGTACCAAAATATTAGTAGGAAATAACCATTAACTAAAATATCCAAATGGTGGTTAAATGTACATAAAGTTTTACGTTGCAATCACTACAGTCACTTTGTACATCATAAACAAAAGATGCAGAAAGTTGAATTACATAGGAAGGGGTTAATCATGACTCCAGCTCCATACAAAGGGATCGATTACATATTGCTTATCCAAACCAAGCTAAAACTAATACAATTACAACAACCCAatacaaacacaataattttctttcattcttttgaagcgttctctctctctctctctaacttaaTCTTCCCTTTTCCGAACTTCATATTCGCGCAAAAGTACATCATCCCACATCTTCCAAACTTTATTCTCCCTACTACGTACGTTCTGATCTAACAAATTAAAGATATCCATCCAAATGAAAAATTCACACCTTGCATCCCCCTGCACACAGTACAAATTTGGAATTAGCATAGTAGCGTACACCAGGCAAGcagcaaataaatatttgaaatctaCAAATGTATAGTTGCTTTACCATATCATACTTTGGACAGGCAAAGAAACTCCTTCCAGGATTAGACTTAGTGTGAGATgtctttagttttgttttcaagCCACACCAACAAGTGGGTGATTCCATTAAAAGATCATTAGACAACGATGATGATTGGGATGATGCCATGCGTGCTTCTGAAAAACTAAAGGACAGTTCAAACACAAGTGACTTTAAACATTTACAAAATTCAGTACATAGTAATATAGCCCAGTTGTGGATGTCTAACCAACAAATAATTATGGGAGTTTAAACTACAACATATTTTAATGGGAATATGGTTCAGAACTAAGCCAATACAAAAAGGGAAGAAAGTTGACATCCGAATGATGGTTGTTTcaacaaaaagataaaacaaaaactattaatacaataaagcTTCAAGTCAATTTTATACATTGCAaaactattaatacaatttgATATCTTATGGTCATGCATCCTGATGCACTGAATTTTCTAAACTCATTCTACTATCAAAGGTAACAGATCCTACAATTTGTTCCTCACCGAATACtgcattcaaagaaaaaaaaggagtaaGCAAAACTAGAATTTTTAATTGGTTTTCCTTTGCATTTCAGCTCAAgagcaatttgaaaaataacaaatactAAAAAGATAGTCTACATGTagtaattttattaaatcaacAACCACTACTACAACTGGAAAGTACACCAACAGATCCAAGAAACCAAATGTTTCGAATTTAATACAATagtttaataaattaaagaagCATCAAGCCGTATAACTAGCAAAAGTAATATGCTTTTTCATATTGGCGACAAACAGAATGAATACAATAGTTTGATCAATATCACATTCCAAATAAATATGCTCTTTCACATACTGGATCACCACTGGGGGAAAAATGGGTATGATTTATGCATATCTCACAAGACCCTGACAAAGCATGAATATTTATACATATCGAATTTATACATACCTGATTAAGACCCAGACCCAGAAAAAAATTCAAGGTTAATACATAACGGACCAACACCCAAAACAATCATGAAGATTTATACATACCGGACCAACACCCACAAAAAGCATGCAGATTTATACAAACCGGACCGACACCGAGATTTATACAAACTCGGATGGAATGCGAAGAGGGGAAGGGAGGTGAGAGGTTCAAAGACGCATAGGGGGGGCGGGGGTGAGAGGTTTGgcaggggggggggggagagcaTGGGACGCAGGTTGGGGATTGGGGGGGTGTCTTCTGTCCGCTGGTTAGGGAGGGGCACGGGAAGGGGGGAGAGGGGAGTTCAAGATAGGGTTCGGGAGAGGATGGGACGACcggggaggggggaggggggagagaggagagagagaggatactTAGATTTGAAATTAAGTGAAAATGAGAGGGGGGAACGGGAGGGGGAACAAGAACGAGgataaaattgtaaatacacTTTAAAGCCACATCACGTGTACTCCGGCTTCAACCAAATAGTGGCTGATGCCCAGATTTATTCCCTCAAAAGtatcgaattttttttttttacactaaatAACCGCAAACGGCAACAACCAAGATAGCCAGATTCATAATTCTTTTTATCTCTCTAATACGTGGTTTTGACGTgatctattaaatttattttataatttgacatgtCATCttataaagtctcatatttgtAAGACATGTATTTAAGGTGAAATTGTACAATATTCCAGATGATTGGGATCATGTTCTTATTATCAAAagaatcacataaaaataattttataaattaatatggctTGATCTGATCTATCAGAtctgctttataataaaagtaactttataatctaacgaatcacattaaatcacgtcaatttataaaattacttttgtataatcattttatgGAGGGAGTATTTCTTTTATCAAAACTAAGTGCATGGACAAGAATCAAAACCAAGTGGCTGGAAAAGGTTTCTAATTCAATCCATGGCTCCTTTCATTCATGAAGACTTCTTCTCCTTACTAGATCTCCAAATCTTCGTAGTAATGCTCTCTTTTTTCTCAAGTTTCTATCATTATCCGAGTCATCAAAATGGGTTTCATCCAGATGTACTGTTTCCCCATCATCTTGGAATACAGGCGAGGGCTTTTTGCTGTTATGGGAAGTTGAATCTGGTGAATGATCTATAGTGTCGAATATTGAGCCCCCAAGTGACTCATCATTCTCAAGGTCACCCTCCACATGATCCTTATGTTTACTGGGAGGCTTCAGGTCCTTGAGACTGAAACCGAAAGCTGTGCACATTACAGTGCCATTGTAATGTTCCTTATCCCTGGAATTTTGAGTCTTCAGTTTTCTCCCTGTTTCCTtatgttcttcttcttttgaacATTTACTCTTGTCCTCCTTCACCTCCTTTGTTGTTAATGTTTCAGAAAGCAACCTCTTCAACTCTTTGATGTCGTCAAAAGCAGTGGCATGGGTAATCCTAAGGTTTTCATTCTCTCGAGTAAGGAAATCCAAGGCATCCTCCTTTTCAGCCAGGCTGTCCTTGAGCTGGGAATTCTCATCCCTGGCAATCCCTGCTGCTGCTTTCGCAACATTAGCTTCATTCAGGGCTTGTTTAAGGATGTCACGCAGTTTCTGAGTTTCTTCCTTGGACGCCATGGCCTTATTCTCAGCTGCTGTGAGCAACTCAAGCAGTCTTCTGCTCTCTTCTTGTGCAGCAAACCTTTCCTCTTCGGCTCTTTTGATACAATCAACAAAGCCGGTTTCTTTCCCATTCCATGCCAAGAGTGAATCTTCAGCTTCTAATCTCAGCCTCTCTGCATTGTTTCTATATCGATCAGCTTCTTTCCTTGTCACACCCAAAAGTTTTTCATACTTCTCCTCCTTGCTTTTTAGCATCATTTTCAAATTCCCTGCCTCCTCTTTTGTGTACTCCAGCTCTGCTTGGGTTACTCCGAGTTTCTCCTTTACTTGGTTGGCTTCTGCCGCAACTTCTTTCAGTGCTAATGCTAAATCATCCATCGCCTTCTTCCCATTCTCTTCTGCCTCGGTTGCCAACTTCAGTTCATTTTTTAGCAAATCCATTTCCTCCATGAGAGTCGTTCCCTTTCCCTTCAAGGAAGCAGTTTTCTCACTCTCCTGTCCATGACCCAAACTCTCAAATGTTTTTTGCAAAGCAAGATCATCGTCCTTGCAACTTTGGGAATTTGGAACACTTTGCCCGGATGAGCCCtccaatattttcaaactctcaTGAAGAGAAGCAATCTCAAGCTTTGACTCTTCAAGCAGAATCTTGGTTTGCTCGAGCTGCTTTGTCTGCGCTACCAATGAATCAAACGTTTTCCTATCAgaatccttttctttctctactTCTGCCTCTAATTCCAGAATTCTTTTCCTACTTTCAGGCAATAAGGCTCTCGCACTAGCCTCAGATCTTGTCAAGTTATTCAACTCCATTTTTAACCTGGCCAATGAGGCATCTCTCTGTGCTAGTTTTTTCTCCAAACCCTTTGCCTTTGCTAGTTCGATTTTCAAAGACTCgatattcttttctttgatcTCAAGTTCTTGACTTGCAATCGACAATGAGTCCTGCACTGAGCTCAGCTCCATTTTTATCTCCTCAACTTTCGTGGTGGACAACGCCTCACTAAGCCTCATGTTGGCCTCCAAAGCCAGCATTTTCATCTCTTTCAGCTCATCAAGTGCTCGATCCCTTTCTTTCTCGGTTACACTTAATTGCGCCTGCGACTTTTTCATCTCCTCCTCAAGATACCccatctgctgctgctgcatctccaaaactcttcaaagaaataattacaattttgaaaaatcaatCGTCTTGCCAAAATCAAAGTAAACTTcggtttctttttttcttttggtttagtTGTTCATTCAATCCGGTTATTTATCAAAGGAAATCTAAGAAAAgaacaaattaattaacttCCTTGAGAGCAATCATCATATTGATG
The genomic region above belongs to Carya illinoinensis cultivar Pawnee chromosome 4, C.illinoinensisPawnee_v1, whole genome shotgun sequence and contains:
- the LOC122307267 gene encoding putative WEB family protein At1g65010, chloroplastic; this encodes MQQQQMGYLEEEMKKSQAQLSVTEKERDRALDELKEMKMLALEANMRLSEALSTTKVEEIKMELSSVQDSLSIASQELEIKEKNIESLKIELAKAKGLEKKLAQRDASLARLKMELNNLTRSEASARALLPESRKRILELEAEVEKEKDSDRKTFDSLVAQTKQLEQTKILLEESKLEIASLHESLKILEGSSGQSVPNSQSCKDDDLALQKTFESLGHGQESEKTASLKGKGTTLMEEMDLLKNELKLATEAEENGKKAMDDLALALKEVAAEANQVKEKLGVTQAELEYTKEEAGNLKMMLKSKEEKYEKLLGVTRKEADRYRNNAERLRLEAEDSLLAWNGKETGFVDCIKRAEEERFAAQEESRRLLELLTAAENKAMASKEETQKLRDILKQALNEANVAKAAAGIARDENSQLKDSLAEKEDALDFLTRENENLRITHATAFDDIKELKRLLSETLTTKEVKEDKSKCSKEEEHKETGRKLKTQNSRDKEHYNGTVMCTAFGFSLKDLKPPSKHKDHVEGDLENDESLGGSIFDTIDHSPDSTSHNSKKPSPVFQDDGETVHLDETHFDDSDNDRNLRKKRALLRRFGDLVRRRSLHE